One genomic window of Aliiroseovarius sp. M344 includes the following:
- a CDS encoding GNAT family N-acetyltransferase: MMTRLVTDRLMMRRAQPSDVDDYHRIVSDYEVVKWTASWPWPAEIAHTTERCKPFDPELGMVGPVFHQSKMVGMMGIGSHYEDGPELGYMFAAEHWGNGYATEMARALIDHCWARYDWGVIGACAYDDNPASVRVLEKLGFSETAPAMGACKARGGTFPMRCYRLPRPRRI; this comes from the coding sequence ATGATGACCCGTCTGGTCACTGACCGGTTGATGATGCGGCGTGCGCAGCCATCAGATGTGGATGACTACCATCGTATCGTGTCGGATTATGAGGTCGTGAAATGGACCGCAAGTTGGCCGTGGCCTGCCGAGATTGCGCATACGACCGAACGTTGCAAACCCTTTGACCCTGAACTTGGTATGGTTGGCCCGGTGTTTCACCAAAGCAAGATGGTCGGGATGATGGGCATTGGATCACATTACGAAGATGGGCCAGAGCTTGGCTATATGTTCGCAGCTGAACATTGGGGCAACGGGTACGCGACCGAAATGGCGCGCGCTTTGATCGACCACTGTTGGGCGCGGTATGATTGGGGCGTGATTGGCGCGTGCGCCTATGATGACAACCCCGCCTCGGTTCGGGTGCTGGAAAAACTTGGGTTCAGCGAAACTGCGCCCGCCATGGGGGCCTGCAAAGCCCGGGGTGGCACGTTTCCAATGCGGTGCTATCGTCTGCCTCGACCGCGCAGAATCTGA
- a CDS encoding GNAT family N-acetyltransferase, whose amino-acid sequence MSCKIEIKTERFTLRPLTSADGHDVVRLLDDYEVARWLTVVPHPYRFSDYTGFLAHLADTSVLGGLAIEEDGQVLGVVGLDPTLGYWLGRPHHGRGVMTEAAGGLINWAFRNHPIDQISSGYFEGNAASQTVLHKLGFRTTGKIESVYCVSQGIDVKLVKVDLNRADWEGAQ is encoded by the coding sequence ATGTCGTGTAAAATCGAAATCAAAACAGAGCGTTTTACGCTCCGTCCACTGACGTCTGCGGACGGTCATGACGTTGTGCGACTGCTCGATGACTACGAAGTTGCGCGCTGGCTGACGGTCGTTCCGCACCCCTATAGGTTTTCCGATTACACGGGGTTTCTGGCCCATCTTGCAGACACGTCGGTCTTGGGTGGACTTGCCATTGAAGAAGACGGCCAAGTGTTGGGTGTGGTCGGGCTGGATCCGACGCTGGGCTACTGGCTCGGCCGCCCGCATCACGGGCGTGGGGTGATGACGGAAGCTGCGGGTGGTCTGATCAACTGGGCCTTCCGCAACCACCCTATCGATCAGATCAGCTCAGGATATTTCGAAGGGAATGCGGCCTCGCAGACGGTGCTGCACAAGCTTGGATTTCGCACGACCGGCAAAATTGAAAGTGTTTACTGTGTCTCGCAAGGTATTGATGTTAAATTGGTTAAGGTCGACTTGAACCGTGCAGATTGGGAGGGTGCACAATGA
- a CDS encoding GNAT family N-acetyltransferase: MKHVEISRQPVIEAERFVLRPVRRSDVGMLSIYTADERVASGTRSIPHPLPPGVAEAFVDRALQDGRDEDVWVMDAAHAEGREVLGVISLSRLDRGQSQLGYWVAPGFWNSGIASEAVQALVAANPQENTTIFAEVFQDNAASARVLTHAGFEYIGDAESHSVARNANVPTWTYIRKMM; encoded by the coding sequence ATGAAGCATGTAGAGATCTCGCGCCAACCTGTTATCGAGGCAGAGCGTTTTGTTCTTCGCCCCGTCCGACGTTCGGATGTTGGGATGCTTTCCATCTATACCGCCGACGAACGTGTTGCCTCTGGCACGCGTTCAATCCCACATCCGCTGCCGCCTGGCGTGGCCGAGGCCTTTGTGGACCGCGCATTGCAGGATGGGCGCGATGAAGATGTCTGGGTGATGGATGCGGCTCATGCGGAAGGGCGCGAAGTTCTGGGCGTCATCAGCCTGAGCCGTCTGGACCGTGGACAGTCGCAGCTTGGCTATTGGGTCGCGCCGGGGTTTTGGAACTCGGGCATCGCGTCTGAGGCCGTGCAGGCTTTGGTCGCGGCCAACCCGCAAGAAAACACCACCATCTTTGCCGAAGTGTTTCAAGACAACGCCGCCTCGGCTCGTGTCCTGACCCATGCCGGTTTTGAGTATATTGGTGATGCGGAAAGCCATTCGGTGGCGCGCAATGCCAATGTTCCAACGTGGACTTACATCAGGAAGATGATGTAA
- the rpmA gene encoding 50S ribosomal protein L27 codes for MAHKKAGGSSRNGRDSAGRRLGVKKFGGQVVIPGNIIVRQRGTKMWPGANVGMGKDHTIFATVEGHVQFHKGLKGRTFISVLPVAEAAE; via the coding sequence ATGGCACATAAAAAAGCAGGCGGTTCATCCCGTAACGGCCGCGACTCAGCCGGTCGTCGCCTTGGCGTCAAGAAATTCGGCGGACAGGTCGTGATCCCCGGTAACATTATCGTGCGTCAGCGCGGGACCAAAATGTGGCCGGGCGCCAATGTGGGTATGGGCAAGGATCATACGATCTTCGCGACCGTCGAAGGTCACGTCCAATTCCATAAGGGCCTGAAAGGCCGCACCTTTATTTCGGTTCTCCCAGTGGCGGAGGCCGCTGAGTAA
- a CDS encoding 50S ribosomal protein L21, whose product MFAVMKTGGKQYKVQAGDVLRVEKLAADAGETVQFNEILMVGATVGTPTVSGAGVQAEVIDQIKGEKVIHFVKRRRKHSSKRTKGHRQQLTLLRVTDILEKGADKSGVKAAIGAGSVPGGVAAAPAKKAAAKKAAPKKAAKAEAPAAAAADDLTAITGVGPAAAKKLADAGITTFAQLAAVDVDSFEAVKVKPEWVEQAKTLA is encoded by the coding sequence ATGTTTGCGGTTATGAAAACCGGCGGCAAGCAGTATAAAGTCCAGGCTGGAGACGTGCTTCGCGTTGAAAAGCTGGCTGCTGATGCGGGCGAAACAGTCCAGTTCAATGAGATTCTGATGGTTGGTGCAACCGTCGGCACCCCCACCGTTTCCGGTGCTGGCGTGCAGGCCGAGGTCATCGACCAGATCAAAGGCGAGAAAGTCATTCACTTCGTGAAGCGTCGCCGTAAGCACAGCTCGAAGCGTACCAAGGGTCACCGTCAGCAACTGACGCTGCTCCGCGTGACCGACATCCTGGAAAAGGGTGCCGACAAGTCGGGCGTGAAAGCTGCAATCGGTGCAGGTTCGGTTCCGGGTGGCGTTGCCGCTGCTCCGGCCAAGAAAGCCGCTGCGAAAAAAGCTGCGCCGAAGAAAGCTGCTAAGGCTGAAGCCCCCGCGGCCGCGGCTGCAGACGATCTGACAGCAATCACCGGTGTCGGCCCCGCCGCCGCCAAGAAGCTGGCCGACGCTGGCATCACCACCTTCGCCCAACTTGCGGCCGTTGACGTTGACAGCTTCGAAGCCGTCAAAGTTAAGCCCGAGTGGGTTGAGCAGGCCAAGACACTGGCCTAA
- a CDS encoding tetratricopeptide repeat-containing sulfotransferase family protein translates to MLPLNSNQIPAMFNRALGLARAGKSREALDLLSQLSKMAPKRAEIPFHMAQIHLQAGRPKDASQLLAHAAKLAPSEVKVWQAYAAAIAAYGDDGARKDAKAQLKAAKLGQRDRKAIAKAMDATLSSTARVSSKVSADEINALVARVNAGQMAEAEAQARQLIATRGKSEILSTIHGAALASLGRTDEAEAAFRTALKIDADYGEAAAQLGQLLLATGRRHEAKDILLHARRLIPHNPIVLGNLGKLFHELGAPRDALDCLDLLLKQDPDNRLALLTRAQAHVTLENAAQAIADLDHLERLTPATGDTLALGAVAHKLAGDADRARDLIDTALAAEPKSLRVVTIAANILQQEGAMDAADTVLRAALARGVRSGTVYRMIAQGKKLAPDDPLIDEMEDLWARDDLPEDGRMDLGYALLKVMEDAGEFEKAWLFLAKANQIMAKLHPHDRSKTQRDFDRLAAFLKDFDATRIGTVGYQNNQTIFITGLPRSGTTLVEQILASHSTVTGGDELGILHPLAFEAVAQTDRAGGTIADMTPDQLEAIGRDYQAAIDIRVPGAERITDKTISTYQIAPLAWLALPNAKIVALRRDPRDNLWSMFKNRFVTGLHLYSYTQADLVDTYRLYTEYLSLWRDMAPDRLYEIEYEALVANPEQEVRKLLEFCGLDWEDACLDFHKTDRDVKTLSLAQVRQPLYNSSIGKWRRYEPQLAEMVEGLKGLDGVPDD, encoded by the coding sequence ATGCTGCCGCTCAATTCCAACCAGATCCCAGCCATGTTCAACCGCGCGTTGGGTCTGGCCCGCGCTGGAAAGTCCCGTGAGGCTTTGGACCTGTTAAGCCAGCTGTCAAAAATGGCCCCAAAACGCGCCGAAATCCCGTTTCATATGGCGCAAATTCACCTGCAGGCTGGGCGTCCGAAAGATGCAAGCCAACTTCTGGCGCACGCCGCCAAACTTGCACCCTCCGAAGTGAAGGTCTGGCAGGCCTATGCCGCAGCGATTGCGGCTTATGGCGACGACGGTGCACGAAAAGACGCAAAGGCGCAGCTAAAAGCTGCCAAATTGGGCCAGCGAGATCGCAAAGCCATCGCAAAGGCCATGGACGCGACCCTTTCCAGCACTGCGCGTGTTTCAAGCAAAGTATCGGCCGACGAGATCAACGCGCTGGTCGCACGCGTGAATGCAGGCCAGATGGCAGAGGCCGAAGCACAAGCGCGCCAATTGATCGCGACACGCGGCAAAAGCGAGATCTTGTCGACCATTCACGGTGCAGCCCTTGCCAGTCTGGGCCGCACCGATGAGGCCGAGGCCGCATTTCGAACCGCACTCAAGATCGACGCCGACTATGGCGAAGCTGCTGCGCAATTGGGGCAGTTGTTGCTGGCAACCGGGCGCCGCCACGAGGCAAAAGACATCCTTCTGCATGCGCGCCGCCTGATCCCGCACAATCCGATTGTCTTGGGAAATCTGGGCAAACTTTTTCACGAACTGGGCGCACCGCGCGACGCCTTGGACTGTCTGGATCTGCTTTTGAAACAGGATCCCGACAACCGGCTGGCACTTTTGACCCGCGCACAAGCCCATGTCACCCTGGAAAATGCCGCACAGGCCATCGCCGATCTGGATCATCTGGAGCGACTGACGCCGGCGACAGGCGATACGCTCGCGCTTGGGGCGGTCGCGCATAAATTGGCGGGCGACGCCGACAGAGCCCGTGACCTGATCGACACGGCCTTAGCGGCAGAACCAAAAAGTTTGCGCGTCGTGACCATCGCCGCCAATATCTTGCAGCAAGAAGGGGCAATGGACGCCGCCGACACCGTCTTGCGGGCGGCGCTGGCGCGGGGCGTGCGCTCTGGCACGGTTTACCGGATGATCGCACAGGGAAAGAAGCTCGCACCAGATGACCCCTTGATCGATGAGATGGAGGACCTGTGGGCACGCGACGACCTGCCAGAAGATGGCCGCATGGATCTTGGCTACGCGCTTTTGAAAGTGATGGAGGATGCTGGCGAATTTGAGAAAGCCTGGCTGTTCCTGGCGAAAGCAAACCAGATCATGGCCAAACTGCACCCGCATGACAGGTCGAAAACCCAGCGCGACTTCGACCGTCTGGCCGCGTTTCTCAAGGATTTCGATGCGACGCGGATCGGTACGGTCGGGTATCAAAACAACCAAACCATATTCATCACCGGCCTCCCCCGATCGGGCACGACATTGGTGGAACAAATCCTTGCCAGCCATTCGACCGTAACCGGCGGCGACGAGCTGGGCATACTGCACCCGCTGGCTTTTGAGGCGGTGGCGCAGACTGACCGCGCCGGGGGCACGATCGCCGATATGACCCCTGATCAGCTGGAAGCGATTGGGCGCGACTATCAGGCGGCCATCGACATTCGGGTTCCAGGCGCAGAGCGGATCACGGACAAGACGATCTCGACCTATCAGATCGCGCCTTTGGCGTGGCTCGCGCTTCCCAATGCCAAGATCGTCGCCCTGCGCCGCGACCCACGCGACAATCTGTGGTCCATGTTCAAGAACCGGTTTGTCACCGGGTTGCACCTTTATTCCTACACCCAAGCCGATCTTGTCGACACATACCGGCTGTACACCGAATACCTGAGCCTGTGGCGGGACATGGCTCCTGACCGCCTTTATGAAATTGAGTACGAAGCGCTTGTAGCAAACCCGGAACAGGAAGTGCGCAAGCTGCTGGAGTTCTGCGGGCTGGACTGGGAAGATGCCTGCCTTGATTTCCATAAAACCGATCGAGATGTGAAAACCCTGTCGCTGGCGCAGGTGCGCCAGCCACTGTACAATTCCTCGATTGGGAAATGGCGGAGATATGAGCCGCAATTGGCCGAGATGGTTGAAGGTCTGAAAGGACTGGACGGCGTTCCCGACGACTAA
- a CDS encoding TRAP transporter large permease, which translates to MSELYATAIFLFVLFTLLGGSVWIGLALMGVAWVGMELFTTRPAGDAMITTIWTGASSWTLTALPLFIWMGEILYRTRLSQDMFRGLAPWMRFLPGGLLHTNIAGCTIFAAVSGSSAATLNMVGKMSIPELRKRGYPEYMIIGTLAGAATLGLMIPPSLTLIVYGVTINESITKLFMAGVFPGLVLAGLFMLYIMAWHFIYNEQRPAPEPPMPFGQRLAESRFLLPLFGLVFVVIGSMYLGYATATEAAAVGVLGALALSAMQGSLDWKTFQDSLMGATKTSAMIAFILMGAAFLSLSMGFTGLPRALAELIESYNLSPVALIAVLTVFYLILGMFMDGLSSVVLTMAIVEPMIRAAGIDVIWFGIFLVVVIETAQVTPPIGFNLFVLQGMTRHDIGYIAKTAIPMVGLMLLMVVILVIWPELATWLPDNIRQGPGG; encoded by the coding sequence ATGAGCGAATTATACGCCACAGCGATATTTCTGTTCGTGCTCTTCACCCTTCTGGGCGGATCCGTCTGGATCGGGCTTGCGCTTATGGGCGTGGCTTGGGTCGGGATGGAGCTGTTTACGACGCGCCCCGCCGGCGATGCGATGATAACGACCATTTGGACAGGCGCCTCAAGCTGGACCCTCACGGCCTTACCGCTCTTTATCTGGATGGGCGAGATCTTGTATCGAACGCGGTTATCCCAAGATATGTTCCGCGGCCTTGCACCCTGGATGCGCTTTTTGCCCGGGGGCTTGTTGCACACCAATATCGCGGGCTGCACGATCTTCGCGGCGGTTTCCGGTTCCTCTGCTGCGACGCTGAATATGGTCGGTAAAATGTCGATCCCCGAGCTGCGTAAACGCGGTTACCCAGAGTATATGATCATCGGCACATTGGCGGGTGCTGCGACGCTTGGGCTGATGATCCCACCGTCGCTTACACTGATCGTCTACGGCGTCACGATCAATGAAAGCATCACCAAGCTGTTCATGGCGGGTGTCTTTCCCGGCCTCGTCTTGGCAGGGCTTTTCATGCTCTACATCATGGCATGGCACTTTATTTACAACGAGCAGCGACCCGCGCCAGAACCCCCGATGCCCTTTGGCCAACGCCTTGCCGAAAGCCGCTTTCTGCTGCCGCTCTTCGGTCTTGTATTCGTGGTCATTGGCTCGATGTATCTTGGCTATGCCACCGCCACCGAGGCTGCTGCTGTTGGCGTTCTGGGAGCGCTTGCGCTCTCCGCTATGCAAGGTTCTCTCGATTGGAAGACGTTCCAAGACAGCTTGATGGGGGCAACGAAAACCTCGGCCATGATCGCCTTTATCCTGATGGGGGCTGCCTTTTTGTCGCTTTCGATGGGCTTCACGGGCCTGCCGCGTGCGCTTGCAGAGCTGATCGAAAGCTACAACCTTTCGCCTGTAGCGCTTATCGCCGTGTTGACCGTGTTCTACCTGATACTTGGGATGTTCATGGATGGGCTATCGTCCGTTGTTTTAACAATGGCGATTGTCGAACCGATGATCCGTGCCGCTGGCATTGATGTGATCTGGTTTGGGATCTTCCTTGTGGTGGTCATCGAAACCGCACAGGTCACACCGCCCATCGGCTTTAACCTATTCGTGCTACAAGGAATGACCCGACACGATATCGGGTACATCGCCAAGACAGCGATCCCGATGGTGGGCCTTATGCTGCTTATGGTGGTTATCCTGGTGATCTGGCCTGAACTGGCCACATGGCTGCCTGACAATATCCGCCAAGGTCCGGGTGGCTAA
- a CDS encoding TRAP transporter small permease: MRDWQPFLGLPLWVWLFVFPALLALFCLWKGPKAAAFLSPVWRFLDKIYRAAGALAACFMVLILLLIIGQMIARWSNLTFPGSTEYAGYAMAATSFFALAYTLTQGGHIRVSVLLNLNRHTKFWLDAGAMFIAAITATYFARYAIKTNIMSEMLNDRTQGQDFVPEWLLTFVSMFSNSPAKWAEMWANTGSEWVYTPVWLPQLPMSIGTVLLAVAIWDYLIRLLALRESQIHGEVLE; encoded by the coding sequence ATGCGAGATTGGCAACCATTTTTGGGGCTGCCCTTATGGGTCTGGCTCTTTGTGTTTCCAGCGCTTCTGGCGCTCTTTTGTCTCTGGAAGGGGCCAAAAGCAGCTGCGTTTTTGTCGCCTGTCTGGAGGTTTCTCGATAAAATCTACAGGGCTGCCGGCGCACTGGCCGCATGCTTTATGGTGCTAATCCTGCTTTTGATTATCGGACAGATGATTGCCCGCTGGTCCAACCTCACGTTTCCAGGATCGACCGAATATGCCGGCTATGCCATGGCTGCGACATCCTTTTTTGCGTTGGCTTATACGCTGACGCAAGGTGGCCACATCCGCGTGTCCGTTTTGCTCAATCTCAATCGGCACACCAAGTTCTGGCTTGATGCTGGGGCGATGTTCATCGCGGCCATAACCGCCACCTATTTTGCCCGCTACGCGATCAAAACCAACATCATGTCCGAGATGCTCAACGACCGCACGCAAGGACAGGATTTCGTCCCGGAATGGTTGCTGACTTTCGTGTCCATGTTCTCCAACTCTCCCGCCAAATGGGCAGAGATGTGGGCCAATACTGGCTCTGAATGGGTATACACACCGGTGTGGCTGCCACAATTGCCAATGTCGATTGGTACGGTGCTTTTAGCCGTCGCAATTTGGGATTACCTCATACGGCTGCTCGCGCTTCGGGAAAGCCAAATTCACGGGGAGGTTCTGGAATGA